Proteins encoded together in one Planctomycetota bacterium window:
- a CDS encoding rod shape-determining protein, protein MYIIDRFLSLFSLDMGIDLGTANTLVCLRGRGIVLAEPSVVAVKKGTNKVLLNGNAVGEMAKAMLGRTPGSIEAIRPMKNGVIANFDITAKMLRYFINKVHNRRWGYRPRLVIAVPHGITDVERRAVYASAERAGARKVYLIDEPKAAGIGAGMPITEPTGNMVVDIGGGTTEVAVISLGGVVTCQSLRVAGDKMDEAIIQHMRRTYNMDIGPRMAEDTKIRIGSAFPLEQELTLEAKGRDFITGLPRREIISSEEVREALREPISAIIEAIRLCLEQTPPELGADIFDRGMVITGGGALLR, encoded by the coding sequence ATGTACATCATTGACCGCTTCCTGAGCCTGTTCTCCCTGGACATGGGCATAGACCTCGGCACCGCCAACACCCTGGTGTGTTTGCGCGGCCGGGGCATCGTGCTTGCCGAGCCATCGGTCGTCGCCGTCAAGAAAGGCACCAACAAGGTGCTCCTCAACGGCAACGCCGTGGGCGAGATGGCCAAGGCCATGCTCGGCCGCACCCCCGGCAGCATCGAGGCCATCCGCCCGATGAAGAACGGCGTCATCGCCAACTTCGACATCACCGCGAAGATGCTCCGCTACTTCATCAACAAGGTCCACAACCGCCGCTGGGGCTACCGCCCGCGCCTCGTCATCGCCGTGCCCCACGGCATCACCGACGTCGAGCGCCGCGCCGTCTACGCCTCCGCCGAGCGCGCCGGCGCCCGCAAGGTCTACCTCATTGACGAGCCCAAGGCCGCCGGCATCGGCGCCGGCATGCCCATCACCGAACCCACCGGCAACATGGTGGTGGACATCGGCGGCGGCACCACCGAGGTCGCCGTCATCTCCCTCGGCGGCGTCGTCACCTGCCAGTCCCTCCGCGTCGCCGGCGACAAGATGGACGAGGCGATCATCCAGCACATGCGGCGCACCTACAACATGGACATCGGCCCCCGCATGGCCGAGGACACCAAGATCCGCATCGGCTCCGCCTTCCCCCTCGAACAGGAGCTCACCCTCGAGGCCAAGGGGCGCGACTTCATCACCGGCCTGCCCCGCCGCGAGATCATCTCGTCCGAGGAGGTCCGCGAGGCCCTCCGCGAGCCGATCAGCGCCATCATCGAAGCCATTCGCCTGTGCCTCGAGCAGACCCCGCCCGAGCTCGGCGCCGACATCTTCGACCGCGGCATGGTCATCACGGGGGGCGGCGCCCTCCTCCG
- the argJ gene encoding bifunctional glutamate N-acetyltransferase/amino-acid acetyltransferase ArgJ: MKVCWEQVAGGVTAPRGFRAAAVRCGIRQVETDDLALLVCDTQGAAAATFTTNRVAAAPVRWSRRAIATGRVRAAVVNSGNANACTGERGERDVATTAAKAAELLGFQPENFLIASTGIIGRYLPIDKLLEGLPRVVRLLDGSLEAGERFARAILTTDTTLKQAALRCDLGGGASVTLGGATKGAGMIAPGMATTLTFLTTDAAIEAPLLQKALKRAVDRTYNRISIDEHMSTNDTVLCLASGLADAPPVRGGTGAARRFEAALTELCQTLAVKIVADGEGATRLVRIEVTGAPSVRLAVAAGRAIADSPLCKCALHSGDPNWGRFVSAAGYACPPLEEARTRLFIGEKLAYAAGAPGPATEAELAAAMAGREVLLRLELGLGKAQATVWTCDLSKEYVAINADYHT, translated from the coding sequence GTGAAGGTGTGCTGGGAGCAAGTGGCAGGGGGGGTGACGGCGCCCCGGGGCTTCCGCGCCGCGGCCGTGCGGTGCGGGATTCGACAGGTGGAGACCGATGATCTGGCCCTCCTGGTGTGCGACACGCAGGGGGCCGCGGCGGCCACGTTCACGACCAATCGCGTGGCGGCGGCGCCCGTGCGCTGGAGCCGGCGGGCCATCGCCACGGGGCGCGTGCGGGCCGCCGTGGTCAACAGCGGCAACGCCAACGCGTGCACCGGCGAGCGCGGCGAACGCGACGTCGCGACCACCGCGGCCAAGGCCGCCGAACTGCTCGGCTTCCAGCCCGAGAACTTCCTCATCGCGTCCACCGGCATCATCGGGCGTTACCTGCCTATTGACAAGCTGCTCGAGGGCCTGCCGCGCGTGGTGCGTCTGCTGGACGGCTCGCTGGAGGCGGGCGAGCGCTTCGCGCGCGCCATCCTCACCACCGACACCACGCTGAAGCAGGCCGCTCTGCGGTGCGACCTGGGCGGAGGCGCGAGCGTGACGCTCGGCGGCGCGACCAAGGGCGCCGGCATGATCGCTCCGGGCATGGCCACCACGCTTACCTTCCTGACCACCGACGCGGCCATCGAGGCTCCGTTGCTCCAGAAGGCGCTGAAGCGGGCGGTGGATCGCACCTACAACCGCATCTCGATAGACGAGCACATGAGCACCAACGACACGGTGCTGTGCCTGGCGAGCGGGCTGGCCGATGCGCCGCCGGTCCGCGGGGGCACGGGCGCGGCACGCCGGTTTGAGGCCGCGCTCACCGAGCTGTGCCAGACCCTGGCCGTGAAGATCGTGGCGGATGGCGAGGGGGCCACGCGGCTGGTGCGGATCGAGGTCACCGGCGCGCCCAGCGTGCGCTTGGCGGTGGCGGCGGGGCGCGCCATCGCCGATTCGCCCCTGTGCAAGTGCGCGCTGCACAGCGGCGACCCGAACTGGGGGCGGTTCGTGTCGGCGGCGGGCTATGCGTGCCCGCCGCTCGAGGAGGCGAGGACGCGGCTCTTCATCGGCGAGAAGCTGGCCTATGCCGCCGGCGCGCCCGGCCCGGCCACCGAGGCCGAACTGGCGGCGGCCATGGCCGGGCGTGAGGTGCTGTTGCGGCTCGAACTCGGTCTCGGCAAGGCCCAGGCCACCGTGTGGACGTGCGACTTGTCGAAGGAATACGTGGCCATCAACGCCGACTATCACACGTGA
- a CDS encoding 4Fe-4S binding protein: protein MRGWVQAAFLAIWLNPLLYLPVVCGPVYHCHACPLSAFACPIGVLANFSAWHVFPFVAVGTLLVVAMSIGALVCGWACPFGLVQDLLARIPTRKFRIPIWLGHGRYAVLVILVLALPFWLGTESKLFFCRLCPVATLESALPETVKTGVLPSAPRLVILALLVAAIFLYRRPWCRVLCPLGGLLTLGNRWSLFRLRWEKARCNHCGKCARDCPFGVELPERLNSVQCLRCLECTGEKCGALRSTWRPGQ from the coding sequence GTGCGCGGGTGGGTGCAGGCCGCCTTTCTGGCGATCTGGCTCAACCCCCTTCTCTACCTGCCGGTGGTGTGCGGCCCCGTCTACCACTGCCACGCCTGCCCCCTCTCCGCCTTCGCCTGCCCGATCGGCGTCCTGGCCAACTTCTCCGCCTGGCACGTCTTCCCCTTCGTGGCCGTGGGCACGCTCCTCGTCGTCGCCATGTCCATCGGGGCGCTGGTGTGCGGCTGGGCCTGCCCCTTCGGCCTGGTGCAGGACCTCCTGGCCAGGATTCCCACGCGCAAGTTCCGCATCCCCATCTGGCTGGGGCACGGGCGCTACGCGGTCCTGGTCATCCTCGTCCTCGCCCTGCCGTTCTGGCTGGGCACGGAGAGCAAGCTGTTCTTCTGCCGCCTGTGCCCCGTCGCCACGCTGGAATCGGCCCTGCCGGAGACCGTCAAGACGGGCGTCCTACCCTCGGCCCCGCGCCTGGTGATCCTGGCGTTGTTGGTCGCCGCGATCTTCCTCTATCGCCGGCCCTGGTGCCGGGTGCTCTGTCCACTTGGCGGCCTCCTGACGCTGGGCAACCGCTGGTCGCTCTTCCGCCTGCGCTGGGAGAAGGCCCGATGCAACCACTGCGGCAAGTGCGCGCGGGACTGCCCCTTCGGCGTCGAACTCCCCGAGCGGCTCAACTCGGTCCAGTGCCTGCGCTGCCTCGAGTGCACGGGCGAGAAGTGCGGCGCCTTGCGTTCCACGTGGCGTCCAGGGCAATAG
- the selB gene encoding selenocysteine-specific translation elongation factor yields the protein MPRRDNIMIGTAGHVDHGKTSLVRMLTGCETDTLREEKERGMSIDLGFAPCQLPDGRIVGIVDVPGHEKFIRNMVAGATGIDMVLLVVAADDGVMPQTLEHLDVLLLLGVRHGLVALTKIDLVTPEHAEMAAEGVRELLAGTALEGCPICPVSNETLEGLGDLNRVLGEVAGRCEPRPADGIFRLAAERAFSAEGFGTIATGIPCSGQVRLGDTLEAFDPAGNPRLARVRRLEVYGREADTALCGQCVAVNLVGARPAEVGRGCVLATPGYVQPVRHLELALRLANRPSIRPLKQRAEVHFHTGTMVSMGRVTFLDCAGPLPPGGAALAQIHLLEPLVIGVGDRFVIRGPDARAGLRVIGGGRVIGTSGHHLKSRAWVVADLSRWEAALDSPTALLAEAVRQARTGTPPADAARAALLPARAAEELGERLLAEGVLVKTPEGHWAHASRVAEMADEVCQRLAAFHAAQPQVVGPAAADLRRELDVPEGFLSLVIGQAVAEGRVVRQGDWLRLRTHTLSLSEPQMALQQRVEAALAEGGFCPPAPDALAATLGVPEKEVRNALARLTQQIAVVHLGDLWFHRDAIVRAAERVRQLFAERKTFTTMDFRDALGTSRKYAVPILDYLDSLRLTRRNGNQRTPGPALASGAGPVPPASGTS from the coding sequence GCTTCGCCCCCTGCCAACTGCCCGACGGGCGCATCGTAGGCATTGTGGACGTCCCGGGCCACGAGAAGTTCATCCGCAACATGGTGGCGGGGGCCACGGGGATCGACATGGTGCTCCTCGTGGTCGCCGCCGACGACGGGGTGATGCCGCAGACGCTCGAGCACCTCGACGTCCTCCTCCTCCTCGGGGTGCGCCACGGGCTGGTGGCGCTCACGAAGATTGACCTGGTCACCCCCGAGCACGCCGAGATGGCCGCGGAGGGCGTGCGCGAACTCCTGGCCGGCACCGCCCTCGAGGGATGCCCCATCTGCCCCGTCTCCAACGAGACGCTCGAGGGCCTCGGCGACCTCAACCGCGTGCTCGGCGAGGTGGCGGGCCGCTGCGAGCCGCGGCCGGCCGACGGGATTTTCCGCCTGGCGGCCGAGCGCGCCTTCTCCGCCGAGGGCTTCGGCACCATCGCCACAGGCATTCCCTGCTCGGGCCAGGTGCGCCTCGGCGACACACTGGAGGCCTTCGACCCCGCCGGGAATCCGCGCCTCGCGCGCGTCCGCCGCCTCGAGGTTTACGGCCGCGAGGCCGACACCGCCCTCTGCGGCCAGTGCGTGGCGGTGAACCTCGTGGGCGCGCGGCCCGCCGAGGTCGGCCGCGGCTGCGTCCTCGCCACGCCCGGCTACGTGCAGCCCGTGCGTCACCTCGAGCTCGCCCTCCGCCTCGCCAACCGCCCCTCGATCCGGCCGCTCAAGCAACGCGCTGAGGTCCACTTCCACACCGGCACCATGGTCTCGATGGGGCGGGTCACGTTCCTCGACTGCGCCGGACCCCTGCCGCCTGGCGGGGCGGCGCTCGCGCAGATCCACCTGCTCGAGCCGCTCGTGATCGGGGTGGGCGACCGCTTCGTGATTCGCGGGCCGGACGCGCGGGCCGGCCTTCGCGTGATCGGGGGGGGGCGGGTGATCGGCACGTCGGGCCACCACCTGAAGAGCAGGGCGTGGGTGGTCGCCGACCTCTCGCGCTGGGAAGCGGCGCTCGACAGCCCGACGGCCCTGTTGGCCGAAGCGGTGCGCCAGGCTCGCACGGGCACCCCCCCTGCGGACGCGGCACGCGCTGCCCTCCTCCCCGCACGCGCCGCCGAGGAACTCGGCGAGCGCCTCCTGGCCGAAGGGGTCCTCGTGAAGACCCCCGAGGGCCACTGGGCGCACGCGAGCCGAGTGGCCGAGATGGCCGACGAAGTGTGCCAGCGCCTGGCCGCCTTCCACGCGGCTCAGCCGCAGGTCGTAGGGCCGGCCGCGGCCGACCTCCGCCGCGAGCTGGACGTCCCCGAGGGCTTCCTCAGCCTCGTCATCGGCCAGGCGGTCGCCGAAGGACGCGTGGTGCGGCAGGGGGATTGGCTGCGCCTGCGCACCCACACGCTGAGCCTCTCCGAACCGCAGATGGCCCTCCAGCAGCGGGTGGAGGCCGCCTTGGCCGAAGGCGGCTTCTGCCCGCCCGCGCCGGACGCCCTCGCGGCAACCCTCGGCGTCCCCGAGAAAGAGGTCCGAAACGCCCTCGCGCGCCTGACCCAGCAGATAGCCGTGGTGCACCTGGGCGACCTGTGGTTCCACCGCGACGCCATCGTGCGTGCCGCCGAGAGAGTGCGCCAGTTGTTCGCCGAGCGGAAGACGTTCACGACGATGGACTTCCGCGATGCGCTCGGCACGTCCCGGAAGTACGCCGTCCCGATCCTCGACTACCTCGACTCCCTGCGCCTCACACGGCGCAACGGGAACCAGCGCACGCCCGGCCCCGCGTTGGCCAGCGGCGCCGGGCCCGTGCCGCCTGCCTCGGGCACCTCGTAA